In the Pantoea sp. Aalb genome, one interval contains:
- the trxB gene encoding thioredoxin-disulfide reductase: MNTIKHSKLLILGSGPAGYTAAIYAARANLNPSLITGMVKGGQLTFTTDIENWPGDPYSLTGPLLMDRMNLHAEKFGTKIIFDHIVTVNLQNKLFHLIGENSEYTTNALIIATGASARYLGLPSEEIFKGKGVSSCAVCDGFFYKNKKIAVIGGGNTAIQEALYLSNIASEVHLIHRRDVFRAEKILINRLMEKVSKGNIILHTNYILQEVIGDQIGVTGLKMFSTNNNGSIKLLQLSGIFIAIGHTPNSKIFEGQLTLKDGYIKINSGLNGNSTQTSIPGVFAAGDVTDYIYRQAITSAGTGCMAAMDAERYLNNLYLMQ; encoded by the coding sequence ATGAACACTATAAAACATAGTAAGCTACTTATTTTAGGTTCAGGTCCTGCTGGTTATACAGCAGCTATTTATGCAGCACGTGCTAACTTAAATCCATCATTAATTACTGGGATGGTAAAAGGCGGACAACTAACCTTTACAACTGATATTGAAAATTGGCCTGGTGACCCATATAGTTTAACTGGTCCATTATTAATGGACCGTATGAATTTACATGCTGAAAAATTTGGAACAAAAATTATTTTTGATCATATTGTTACAGTAAACTTACAAAATAAATTATTTCATTTAATAGGTGAAAATAGCGAATATACTACTAATGCATTAATAATTGCAACAGGTGCTTCTGCACGTTATCTGGGTTTACCATCAGAAGAAATTTTTAAAGGTAAAGGAGTTTCATCTTGTGCAGTTTGTGATGGTTTCTTTTATAAAAATAAAAAAATTGCAGTAATTGGAGGAGGTAATACAGCCATACAAGAAGCATTGTACTTATCAAATATTGCATCTGAAGTACATTTAATTCACCGTCGTGATGTTTTCCGAGCAGAAAAAATACTTATAAACCGCTTAATGGAAAAAGTATCCAAAGGTAATATTATATTACATACAAATTATATCCTACAAGAAGTAATTGGCGATCAAATAGGTGTGACTGGCTTAAAAATGTTTTCTACTAATAATAATGGAAGCATAAAATTACTTCAATTATCAGGTATTTTTATTGCTATTGGTCATACCCCTAATAGTAAAATTTTTGAAGGTCAACTTACTTTAAAAGATGGTTATATTAAAATTAACTCTGGTTTAAACGGCAATTCAACACAAACTAGTATACCAGGTGTATTTGCAGCTGGAGATGTTACTGATTATATTTATCGTCAAGCTATTACTTCAGCAGGAACTGGATGTATGGCTGCCATGGATGCAGAAAGATATCTTAATAATTTATATTTAATGCAATAA
- the serS gene encoding serine--tRNA ligase, translating into MIDPNLLRHNPEIVAQKLAHRGFKLNVEKLYLLEKKRKFFQIKTENLQAKRNSRSKFIGQAKARGENIELLCYEVNILDKQLNIAKANLNKLKEEILDFALSLPNLPSDEVPIGKNEMYNKEISQWGKPRDFNFLVKDHIELGEAIKGLDFAAAVKLTGSRFIVMQGQIARLHRILSQFMIDLHTQQHGYIETYVPYLVNQETLFGTGQLPKFSNELFHIKADEEHSHLNNYALIPTAEVPLTNLMRNKIIKEINLPIKLTAHTPCFRSEAGSYGRDKRGLIRMHQFDKVEMVQIVAPENSMIALEELVSHAEKVLQLLDLPYRKMLLCTGDMSFGAAKTYDLEVWLPAQGKYREISSCSNMSDFQARRIKIRYRTNDSKETNLAHSLNGSGLAVGRTLVAILENYQQADGRIKIPTVLHSYMKGLDFIG; encoded by the coding sequence ATGATCGATCCTAATCTCTTGCGGCATAATCCAGAAATTGTTGCACAAAAATTAGCACATCGCGGCTTTAAATTAAATGTAGAAAAACTATATTTACTTGAAAAAAAACGTAAATTCTTTCAAATAAAAACGGAAAATTTACAGGCAAAGAGAAACTCTAGATCTAAATTTATTGGTCAAGCTAAAGCACGTGGAGAAAATATTGAGCTATTATGTTATGAAGTGAATATTTTAGATAAACAGTTAAATATAGCTAAAGCAAATCTTAACAAGTTAAAGGAAGAAATCCTTGATTTTGCACTTTCGTTACCTAATTTACCATCTGATGAAGTCCCAATTGGAAAAAATGAGATGTACAATAAGGAAATAAGCCAATGGGGAAAACCTCGAGATTTTAATTTTTTAGTAAAAGATCACATTGAATTAGGCGAAGCTATAAAGGGATTGGATTTTGCTGCCGCTGTAAAACTTACTGGTTCACGTTTTATTGTTATGCAAGGGCAAATTGCACGTTTACATCGTATTTTAAGTCAATTTATGATTGATTTACATACTCAGCAACATGGATATATTGAAACTTATGTTCCATATCTAGTTAACCAAGAAACACTTTTTGGTACAGGACAATTACCCAAATTTAGCAATGAACTTTTTCATATAAAAGCTGATGAAGAACATTCACATCTTAATAATTACGCTCTAATTCCCACAGCAGAAGTACCATTGACTAATTTGATGAGGAATAAAATAATTAAAGAAATAAATCTACCTATTAAACTTACTGCACATACACCTTGTTTCCGTTCTGAAGCTGGATCATATGGACGTGATAAGCGTGGTTTAATACGTATGCATCAATTTGATAAAGTAGAAATGGTACAAATTGTTGCTCCAGAAAATTCTATGATTGCATTAGAGGAGTTAGTCAGTCATGCTGAAAAGGTTTTACAATTATTAGATTTACCTTACCGTAAAATGTTACTATGTACTGGGGATATGAGTTTTGGCGCAGCTAAAACTTATGATCTTGAAGTTTGGTTACCAGCACAAGGTAAATATCGTGAAATTTCGTCTTGCTCTAATATGTCGGATTTTCAAGCACGTAGAATTAAAATACGCTATCGAACTAACGATAGTAAAGAAACTAATCTTGCTCATAGTTTAAACGGTTCTGGACTTGCAGTGGGGCGTACTTTAGTTGCTATACTAGAAAATTATCAACAAGCTGATGGGCGTATTAAGATTCCAACTGTACTGCATTCTTATATGAAAGGACTAGATTTTATTGGTTAA
- a CDS encoding DNA translocase FtsK: MLKILLILIVFLFTVYLIISILSFNPSDPSWSQVMWEKPIHNIGSNIGAWLADSMLFIFGIIAYFILFISMILILINLCHIILYQNYYQNIIDYFFVSLRLVGILILIITSCGLIECHIDKIWYFPSGGIIGVFINQIIYSWFSITIGTFILLCLWTVGFSLSTGWSWLIIAEKVGNIVISMFLFIKNNLCANKLNKKNNKIQRYDHKSKEVLFKKSINLHYSNKNMFITKIHNIPKFSLFKPDDNILLIKVNEVSAKIMAHKNKKVIDLKNNLISIKKDLNICSQTKFSKEASTLFSKLISFNYCSLKIATEFKFPICLSVNYNYNKNINNYQNFILTSKLTYVFIIGNNKLIINSLKSISVLLTYFNDIRVKKKKQNKRKKVHNKLYINFNNIFVDVPILRVSIKHLIIRFLIDHNANLDLTLINKKVSIHVTWKEPTLVYMKQNVLYNKKNQSFIQLQKGKILESLVKSTNSNLYSLISNKKQQFYKTYIFPTLDLLILPPLKINQIDISIMEKKARLLELCLANYRIKVKVIGISPGPVITLFKLDLAPGVKASRISSLSQDIARSLSAISVRVVEMIPGKSYVGLELPNQNRQTVYLREVLDCAVFQKNISPLSIVLGKDISSQPIIADIAKMPHLLVAGTTGSGKSVSINAMIISMLYKATPEEVRFIMIDPKMLELSVYEGIPHLLTQVVTDIKDATNALNWSINEMDRRYKIMSVLGVRNLNSYNEKVKQAEIIGCPIKDPFWKAINSKNNTPLLLKKLPYIVIIIDEFADLMTIGKKVEGLISRLAQKARAAGIHLVLATQRPSVNVITGLIKANIPTRIAFTVSSKIDSRTILDQSGAESLLGMGDMLYLPENSSTPIRVHGAFVCDQEVHAVVQAWKKYNNLDYINHVIHS, from the coding sequence ATATTAAAAATCTTACTTATTTTAATTGTGTTTTTGTTTACTGTTTACTTAATTATTTCGATACTTAGTTTTAATCCATCTGATCCTAGTTGGTCTCAAGTAATGTGGGAAAAACCAATCCATAATATTGGTAGTAATATAGGAGCATGGTTGGCAGATTCGATGTTATTTATCTTTGGTATAATAGCTTATTTTATTTTATTTATTAGTATGATACTTATACTTATTAATTTATGTCATATTATTCTATATCAAAATTATTACCAAAATATAATCGATTATTTTTTTGTTAGTTTACGCTTAGTTGGTATTTTAATTTTAATAATTACTAGCTGTGGGTTAATTGAATGTCATATAGATAAAATTTGGTATTTCCCTTCTGGTGGTATTATAGGTGTATTTATTAACCAAATAATTTATTCATGGTTTAGTATAACTATAGGTACATTCATTTTATTATGTTTATGGACTGTTGGTTTTAGTTTGTCTACTGGATGGTCCTGGTTAATTATTGCTGAAAAAGTAGGAAACATAGTCATCTCTATGTTTTTATTTATTAAAAATAACTTATGTGCAAATAAATTAAATAAAAAAAATAATAAAATTCAAAGATATGATCATAAATCAAAAGAAGTACTATTTAAAAAGTCCATTAATTTACATTACTCTAATAAAAATATGTTCATTACAAAAATACATAATATTCCAAAATTTAGTTTATTTAAGCCTGATGATAATATACTGCTAATTAAAGTTAATGAAGTATCAGCAAAAATTATGGCTCATAAAAATAAAAAAGTGATAGATCTAAAAAATAATTTAATTTCTATTAAAAAAGATTTAAATATTTGTAGCCAAACTAAATTCAGCAAAGAAGCATCAACATTATTTTCTAAATTAATATCTTTTAATTATTGTTCTCTTAAAATAGCTACTGAATTTAAATTTCCAATATGTTTGTCAGTTAATTATAATTATAATAAAAACATTAATAATTATCAGAATTTCATTCTGACTTCTAAACTTACTTATGTTTTCATAATAGGCAATAATAAACTAATAATAAATTCATTAAAATCAATTTCTGTATTATTAACATATTTCAATGATATTAGAGTTAAAAAAAAGAAGCAGAATAAAAGGAAAAAAGTCCATAATAAACTTTATATAAATTTTAATAATATATTTGTTGATGTACCAATATTACGGGTTAGTATAAAGCATTTGATAATTAGATTTTTAATAGATCATAACGCAAATCTTGACTTAACGTTGATAAATAAAAAAGTTTCTATTCATGTTACATGGAAAGAACCTACCTTAGTTTATATGAAACAGAATGTTTTATATAATAAAAAAAACCAATCTTTTATTCAATTACAAAAAGGTAAAATACTTGAATCATTGGTGAAATCTACCAACAGTAACTTATATTCATTAATATCAAATAAAAAACAACAATTTTATAAAACTTATATATTCCCTACTCTTGATCTATTAATATTACCTCCATTAAAAATAAATCAGATTGATATATCAATTATGGAGAAAAAAGCACGTTTATTAGAATTATGTTTAGCTAATTATCGAATTAAGGTAAAAGTTATAGGCATTTCACCTGGTCCTGTTATTACTCTTTTTAAACTAGATCTAGCTCCTGGTGTAAAAGCTTCGCGTATTTCAAGTTTATCTCAAGATATTGCACGTTCTCTATCCGCTATTTCAGTCCGTGTAGTAGAAATGATTCCAGGAAAATCATATGTAGGGTTAGAGTTACCTAATCAAAATCGTCAAACTGTATATTTAAGAGAAGTATTAGATTGTGCTGTATTTCAAAAAAATATATCACCACTTTCTATAGTTTTAGGAAAAGACATCTCTAGTCAACCTATAATTGCAGATATAGCAAAAATGCCTCATCTATTGGTTGCTGGTACTACTGGTTCAGGAAAATCGGTGAGTATTAATGCTATGATTATTAGCATGCTATATAAAGCAACTCCCGAAGAAGTACGCTTTATTATGATTGATCCTAAGATGTTAGAATTATCAGTATATGAAGGTATTCCACATTTACTAACTCAAGTAGTAACAGATATAAAAGATGCTACTAATGCATTAAATTGGAGTATTAATGAGATGGATCGTCGATATAAAATTATGTCTGTACTTGGTGTGCGTAATCTGAATAGTTATAATGAAAAAGTCAAACAAGCTGAGATAATAGGTTGTCCAATTAAAGATCCTTTTTGGAAGGCAATTAATAGCAAAAATAATACACCATTGTTGTTAAAAAAATTACCTTATATTGTCATTATAATAGATGAATTTGCTGATCTTATGACAATAGGTAAAAAAGTAGAGGGACTTATTTCTCGCTTAGCTCAAAAAGCTCGTGCTGCAGGTATTCATTTAGTATTAGCTACTCAACGCCCATCTGTAAATGTCATTACAGGTCTAATTAAAGCAAATATTCCAACACGCATTGCTTTTACAGTTTCAAGTAAAATAGATTCACGTACTATTCTAGATCAAAGTGGAGCAGAATCTTTATTAGGTATGGGAGATATGTTATATTTACCAGAAAATTCATCTACTCCAATTCGTGTGCATGGAGCATTTGTATGTGATCAAGAAGTACATGCAGTTGTCCAAGCTTGGAAAAAGTATAATAATTTAGATTATATTAATCATGTTATTCATAGTTAA
- the lolA gene encoding outer membrane lipoprotein chaperone LolA, which yields MNLRIIICYLLIILFPVPIKANAVINLQQRLNKIKNFYAVFEQQVTNSNNINVQNGRGELWIKRPNLFKWHMTTPDENTIISDGKNLWFYNSFIKEVSVSLLKNFSKRTPLIPIINNSPKYWKQYDIIQQNNSFIFIPKDNDDNLRRFTINITSSGIINYFNSKEQSGKCISFQLKNQKTIPININKFIFKIPKGVSLDDQR from the coding sequence ATGAATTTACGGATTATTATTTGTTATTTATTAATTATTCTTTTCCCTGTTCCTATAAAGGCTAATGCCGTAATTAATTTACAACAACGCTTGAATAAAATAAAGAATTTTTATGCGGTTTTTGAACAACAAGTAACTAATAGTAATAATATTAACGTCCAAAATGGAAGAGGGGAATTATGGATTAAACGTCCTAACTTATTTAAATGGCATATGACTACACCAGATGAAAATACTATTATTTCTGATGGTAAAAATTTATGGTTTTATAATTCTTTTATTAAAGAGGTTAGTGTAAGTTTATTAAAAAATTTTAGTAAAAGGACTCCATTGATACCTATCATAAACAATTCACCTAAGTATTGGAAACAGTATGATATAATACAACAAAATAATTCATTTATTTTTATTCCAAAAGATAACGATGATAATTTAAGAAGATTTACTATTAATATAACTTCATCTGGTATTATTAATTACTTTAATAGTAAAGAACAAAGTGGTAAGTGTATCTCTTTCCAGTTAAAAAATCAGAAAACTATTCCTATTAATATAAATAAATTTATCTTTAAAATTCCTAAAGGAGTATCATTAGATGACCAACGTTAA
- the lrp gene encoding leucine-responsive transcriptional regulator Lrp has translation MVENKHHLGKGLDRIDRNILNELQKDGRISNVELSKRVGLSPTPCLERVRRLERNGFILGYTTQLNPHYLNASLLVFVEITLNRDSPNVFEQFNATIQKLEEIQECHLVSGDFDYLLKIRISDMYAYRRLLGDTLLRLPGVNDTRTYVVMEEVKQNNRLFIKLR, from the coding sequence ATGGTAGAAAATAAGCATCACCTTGGTAAAGGTTTAGATCGTATAGATAGAAATATCTTAAATGAACTTCAAAAAGATGGACGTATTTCTAATGTAGAACTTTCTAAACGTGTCGGTTTATCACCCACACCTTGTCTTGAACGTGTTCGTCGTTTAGAGCGTAACGGATTTATTTTAGGTTATACTACACAACTTAACCCACATTATCTTAATGCATCACTTTTAGTATTTGTTGAAATTACTCTAAATCGTGATAGCCCAAATGTATTTGAACAATTTAATGCTACAATACAAAAACTTGAAGAAATACAAGAATGTCATTTAGTTTCTGGTGATTTTGATTACCTATTAAAAATTCGCATATCTGATATGTATGCCTATCGTAGATTATTAGGTGATACTTTGTTACGATTGCCGGGTGTAAACGATACTCGTACTTATGTAGTCATGGAAGAAGTAAAACAAAATAATCGTCTATTTATTAAACTTAGATGA
- the infA gene encoding translation initiation factor IF-1 produces the protein MAKEDNIEMQGTVLDTLPNTMFRVELENGHVITAHISGKMRKNYIRILTGDKVTVELTLYDLSKGRIIFRSR, from the coding sequence ATGGCTAAAGAAGATAATATTGAAATGCAAGGTACTGTACTAGATACATTACCTAATACTATGTTTCGCGTAGAACTGGAAAATGGACATGTTATTACTGCTCATATATCAGGTAAAATGCGTAAAAATTATATCCGTATTTTAACGGGTGATAAAGTGACTGTCGAATTAACTTTATATGACTTAAGTAAAGGTCGTATTATTTTTCGCAGCCGTTAA
- the serC gene encoding 3-phosphoserine/phosphohydroxythreonine transaminase: MKQVYNFSSGPAMLPIEVLNHAKKELINWHGLGASIMEISHRSKEFINLAEEVEQNLRDLLNIPVNYKVLFCQGGARGQFSVIPGNLLDHATTADYIDSGYWSHCAITEAKKLCLPNIINVKIKRNNKQAILPMNKWKLSDEAAYVHFCPNETIDGISIEEEPNFNDKNFVADLSSTIMSRPIDVRRYGMFYAGAQKNIGPAGLTVVVIRDDLLGKAKQWVPSILNYKILADNNSMFNTPPTFLLYLSGLVFKWLKDKGGLTEIYKINKEKANLLYNIIDSSDFYHNDVAVENRSKMNVPFQLENSRLDNLFIEESNKVGLLSLRGHRIVGGMRASIYNAMPLKGVKLLTEFMIDFERRYG; the protein is encoded by the coding sequence ATGAAACAAGTATATAATTTTAGTTCCGGGCCAGCAATGCTTCCTATAGAAGTTCTTAATCATGCAAAAAAAGAATTAATAAATTGGCATGGATTAGGGGCATCAATAATGGAAATTAGTCATCGTAGCAAAGAATTTATTAATTTAGCTGAAGAAGTAGAACAAAATCTTCGTGATCTATTAAATATCCCTGTTAATTATAAAGTATTATTTTGTCAAGGTGGAGCAAGAGGACAATTTTCTGTAATTCCAGGTAATTTACTGGATCATGCAACAACTGCAGATTACATTGATAGTGGTTATTGGTCACATTGTGCTATTACAGAAGCAAAGAAACTCTGCTTACCTAACATTATTAATGTTAAAATAAAACGTAATAATAAACAAGCAATATTACCTATGAATAAATGGAAATTAAGCGATGAAGCGGCTTATGTCCATTTTTGTCCTAATGAAACAATTGATGGTATATCAATTGAAGAAGAACCTAATTTTAATGACAAAAATTTTGTAGCTGATCTTTCTTCAACAATTATGTCACGTCCTATTGATGTAAGACGTTATGGTATGTTTTATGCTGGAGCACAGAAAAATATTGGTCCAGCTGGTTTAACAGTGGTTGTAATACGTGATGACTTATTAGGTAAAGCAAAGCAGTGGGTACCATCAATTCTTAATTACAAAATATTAGCCGATAATAATTCTATGTTTAATACTCCTCCAACTTTTTTACTTTATCTTTCTGGTCTTGTTTTTAAATGGTTAAAAGATAAGGGTGGTTTAACTGAGATTTATAAGATAAATAAAGAAAAAGCTAATTTATTATATAATATCATTGATAGTAGTGATTTTTATCATAATGATGTAGCTGTTGAAAACCGTTCAAAAATGAACGTACCATTTCAATTAGAAAATTCTAGATTAGATAATCTTTTTATTGAAGAGTCAAATAAAGTTGGTTTGCTTTCTCTAAGAGGACATCGTATAGTTGGTGGCATGAGGGCTTCTATTTATAATGCTATGCCATTAAAAGGAGTTAAACTATTGACAGAGTTTATGATTGATTTTGAGCGTCGCTACGGATGA